A stretch of the Sphingobacterium thalpophilum genome encodes the following:
- the mltG gene encoding endolytic transglycosylase MltG gives MKNKKGIPSWLKIGLVIVIVIGGYFALIFYRAFFASNVSGEKKYLYIHEGEKYEDVLKSIRDSNLLDDIASFERAAQYKKYAQSIKSGRYLLSPGMNNRRLIGNLMGGYQEPVKFRFANVRLKENMAALLGKNFEADSAAFIAILNDETIAQKFGFTKENFISIFIPNTYEIYWNTSPEKIIARFDDEWKKFWNAERMTKAKALNLTQQQVSTLASIVKGEALHQDEMPMIAGLYLNRLKKGMLLQADPTVIFANNDFSIRRVLNKHLRMDNPYNTYIYRGLPPGPISIPSIAAIDAVLNFKQHDYIYMCAKDDFSGYHNFATTEAEHLVNARKFQQALDARNIKK, from the coding sequence ATGAAAAATAAAAAAGGAATACCAAGCTGGCTAAAAATTGGGTTAGTCATCGTTATCGTGATCGGCGGCTATTTTGCCTTGATCTTTTACCGTGCATTTTTTGCTTCCAACGTATCTGGAGAAAAGAAATACCTTTACATCCATGAGGGTGAAAAATATGAAGACGTCCTGAAATCAATCCGGGATTCCAATCTGCTGGATGATATCGCATCTTTTGAACGGGCAGCACAGTATAAAAAATATGCCCAAAGTATTAAATCAGGCCGATATTTGTTAAGCCCCGGTATGAACAACAGGCGTCTGATCGGAAATCTGATGGGCGGCTATCAGGAACCCGTTAAATTTAGGTTCGCCAACGTTCGCCTAAAAGAGAATATGGCTGCATTGCTCGGCAAAAATTTCGAAGCTGATTCAGCAGCGTTTATCGCGATATTGAATGATGAAACTATTGCACAGAAATTTGGTTTTACCAAAGAAAATTTTATTTCAATATTTATTCCCAATACCTACGAGATTTATTGGAACACAAGTCCGGAGAAGATCATCGCCCGCTTTGACGACGAATGGAAAAAGTTCTGGAACGCTGAACGGATGACCAAAGCAAAAGCCCTTAACCTGACTCAACAGCAGGTCAGTACCTTGGCGTCCATTGTAAAAGGCGAAGCCCTGCACCAGGACGAGATGCCTATGATCGCAGGGTTATATCTGAACCGTCTGAAAAAAGGCATGTTGCTTCAGGCCGACCCGACTGTGATCTTCGCCAACAACGACTTTTCCATCAGAAGGGTACTCAACAAGCATCTGAGAATGGATAATCCTTATAACACATACATTTATAGAGGATTGCCTCCGGGGCCTATTTCCATCCCCAGCATAGCTGCTATAGATGCCGTACTAAACTTTAAACAGCATGACTATATTTATATGTGTGCCAAAGATGACTTCTCGGGCTATCATAACTTTGCCACAACAGAAGCCGAGCATTTAGTCAATGCCCGTAAATTCCAACAGGCGCTAGACGCAAGAAATATCAAAAAGTAA
- a CDS encoding PASTA domain-containing protein has translation MSKIVQYLQTPTFRKNLIAAFIAIICLFLAIYVGLKIYTKHDESIAVPKVKGLHINAALQALENAGLEYQIDSVYQMDAKPGLVIEQDPEQGFHVKSGRTIYLTIITQVAPEVAFPNIKDKTLIEATAILKNHNLKIGDTSYVADIARDIVLDAQFAGQSIRNGRMIPKGSRIDLVLGNGLGANEVEIPNLIGLPLNEAKFALSGAGLGLGTVTYDPNVTDTTTAVISAQSPGIEKGLTSLGAKIDVTLSLTAPAPTATGTPGTTGMSKPQTNPSQTNLPVKSTVPAKPTTTGSPAKSTNPPGATQKKENKSNSLGF, from the coding sequence ATGTCCAAAATCGTACAATATCTTCAGACGCCCACATTCAGGAAGAATCTTATTGCCGCATTTATCGCGATAATCTGTCTATTTCTGGCTATATATGTTGGACTGAAAATATATACTAAACATGATGAATCGATAGCGGTTCCAAAAGTAAAAGGTCTACATATCAATGCTGCGCTGCAGGCATTGGAAAATGCAGGACTAGAGTACCAGATCGACTCTGTTTATCAGATGGATGCCAAACCCGGCCTGGTGATCGAACAGGATCCCGAACAGGGATTTCACGTGAAATCGGGTCGGACAATATACCTTACGATTATCACACAGGTGGCTCCCGAAGTTGCTTTTCCAAATATTAAAGACAAAACACTCATTGAAGCAACAGCCATTCTAAAAAATCATAACCTTAAAATAGGTGATACATCCTATGTGGCAGACATCGCCCGCGATATCGTTTTAGATGCCCAGTTTGCCGGTCAGTCGATCCGAAATGGCCGAATGATACCGAAAGGTTCGCGTATTGACCTGGTGCTGGGCAATGGCCTTGGGGCAAACGAAGTGGAAATTCCGAACCTGATCGGTCTGCCGCTGAATGAAGCTAAATTTGCGCTTTCGGGTGCAGGCCTTGGCTTAGGTACTGTCACGTACGACCCCAATGTCACCGATACAACGACTGCCGTAATCAGTGCGCAGTCACCGGGAATAGAAAAGGGATTAACGAGCCTCGGGGCTAAAATTGATGTCACGCTTTCTCTTACGGCTCCCGCTCCTACGGCAACTGGAACACCGGGGACGACAGGTATGTCCAAGCCGCAAACTAATCCGTCACAGACAAACCTTCCGGTTAAGTCTACAGTCCCAGCAAAACCGACGACAACAGGCTCACCGGCAAAATCAACAAATCCACCAGGGGCAACACAAAAAAAGGAAAATAAAAGCAATAGTCTGGGCTTCTGA
- a CDS encoding D-alanine--D-alanine ligase, with protein sequence MKAKIALITGGYTEEAAVSFKSAAFVYTQLDHEKYDVYRITISKEAWFYEDPNGERHSVAKEDFTLPLQGETITFDLAFIMVHGVPGEDGRLQSYFDLLNIPYTSCDALTSALTMNKGYTKAVLSGIPELFLAKSVLLFESQRVDAIRIVESNLSLPYFVKPNAGGSSIGMTKVKEASQLQQAIDKAFDAENTGKQVIVEEFVTGREFSEGIFRNAAGELIVLPATEVRTTREFFDYEAKYVPGLTEEITPADLTVEQQQRAARILKEIYVRLNCKGMVRVDFFLESGTDKFYFIEINTIPGQTAQSFIPQQVRAYGMKEGEFYAELIESALKRPV encoded by the coding sequence ATGAAAGCAAAAATAGCATTAATAACCGGAGGTTACACGGAGGAGGCGGCAGTTTCTTTCAAAAGTGCAGCCTTTGTATACACTCAGCTAGATCACGAAAAATACGATGTTTATCGGATTACGATCAGTAAGGAGGCTTGGTTTTATGAAGATCCGAATGGTGAACGCCATTCCGTTGCTAAGGAAGATTTTACACTTCCACTACAAGGGGAAACCATCACCTTTGATCTGGCCTTTATCATGGTCCATGGCGTACCCGGGGAAGACGGCAGGCTGCAAAGTTATTTTGATCTGCTGAACATACCGTATACCTCATGTGATGCGCTGACGTCGGCACTGACAATGAATAAAGGGTACACCAAAGCGGTATTAAGCGGTATTCCCGAGTTATTTCTCGCCAAGTCCGTGTTGTTGTTCGAGTCGCAACGGGTGGATGCTATCCGTATCGTGGAAAGTAATTTGTCCCTTCCTTATTTTGTGAAGCCCAATGCTGGTGGAAGCAGCATCGGAATGACCAAAGTGAAAGAAGCTTCCCAGCTGCAGCAAGCCATTGATAAAGCCTTCGATGCTGAAAATACGGGAAAACAGGTGATTGTTGAGGAATTTGTGACGGGGCGGGAGTTTTCAGAAGGGATTTTTCGCAATGCTGCGGGCGAGCTGATAGTCTTACCGGCAACAGAGGTACGGACCACACGCGAATTTTTTGACTATGAAGCCAAATATGTACCCGGGCTGACAGAAGAAATAACACCGGCAGATCTAACTGTAGAGCAGCAGCAACGCGCTGCACGTATTCTGAAGGAGATTTATGTACGTCTGAACTGCAAAGGGATGGTCCGTGTAGATTTCTTTTTGGAAAGCGGTACCGATAAGTTTTATTTCATCGAAATCAATACCATCCCGGGACAGACAGCACAGAGTTTTATTCCACAACAAGTCCGTGCTTATGGTATGAAGGAAGGGGAGTTTTACGCGGAGCTCATCGAAAGTGCCTTGAAGCGTCCAGTCTAA
- a CDS encoding serine hydrolase, with translation MTHSYAQQIDTVYLEKLLRSRPDLFQPILDHPTKKEVQILYTQIDRDESNIPHFRSYSYRLNPSWYFYPASTVKLPTAIFALEKLNDLNLAGLTKDTPLRIDTAFERQTAVAKDESAKNGLPSIAQYIKKILLTSDNDAQNRLFEFIGRAPLNAKLQKHGAMHSRIVNRLAIGDKGIWSRHTNPITFYKGNQVIYQQPAQYDPKDYDIKLENTLQGKGYINDREQLVHEPWSFEGLNAYALEDQQLILKKLLFPEAFKRNERFNLHPDDYALLYDYMSRYPFESDFPKYDTTEFWPTYSKLLFYGRDKNAFLNPDIRIFNKYGDSYGYNIDNAYIVDFKHGVEFLLAVVVQSNENGIYNDGIYEYETVTYPFLKNIGQLIYQEELKRTKTIRPDLSRFDFRK, from the coding sequence ATGACACACAGCTATGCGCAGCAGATCGATACGGTCTATTTAGAAAAGCTGCTCCGGAGCCGGCCCGATCTTTTTCAGCCTATATTGGATCATCCAACAAAAAAAGAGGTTCAGATCCTCTACACGCAGATAGATCGTGACGAATCCAACATCCCGCATTTTAGATCATATAGTTATAGGCTGAATCCAAGCTGGTACTTCTATCCAGCGAGCACGGTCAAACTTCCGACGGCCATTTTTGCCCTGGAGAAACTCAACGACCTGAACCTAGCCGGATTGACCAAAGACACTCCGCTACGCATTGATACGGCATTCGAAAGACAAACAGCAGTTGCAAAAGATGAGTCCGCCAAAAACGGTCTCCCTTCCATAGCACAGTATATAAAAAAAATATTATTGACCAGCGATAACGATGCTCAAAACAGGTTGTTTGAATTTATTGGCCGTGCGCCACTAAATGCGAAGCTCCAAAAACATGGGGCTATGCACAGCAGAATTGTCAATCGCCTGGCCATCGGCGACAAGGGAATATGGTCCAGACACACCAACCCCATTACATTCTATAAGGGCAATCAGGTCATCTATCAGCAGCCAGCGCAATATGATCCAAAAGATTATGACATTAAACTTGAAAATACACTTCAGGGAAAAGGTTATATAAACGACCGGGAACAGCTGGTACACGAACCCTGGAGTTTCGAGGGGTTAAATGCATATGCGTTGGAAGATCAACAGCTCATCTTAAAAAAACTGCTGTTTCCCGAAGCTTTTAAACGTAATGAACGTTTTAACCTACATCCGGATGATTACGCGTTACTTTACGATTATATGTCGCGTTACCCGTTTGAATCCGATTTTCCCAAATATGATACCACGGAGTTCTGGCCAACATATAGCAAATTACTTTTCTATGGCAGGGACAAAAATGCGTTTTTAAATCCAGATATCCGGATCTTCAATAAGTACGGAGATTCGTATGGATATAATATCGACAATGCTTACATTGTTGATTTCAAACATGGTGTCGAGTTTTTGCTTGCGGTCGTGGTACAATCGAATGAAAATGGCATCTACAACGACGGTATCTATGAATACGAAACGGTCACCTATCCTTTCCTGAAAAATATCGGGCAATTGATCTATCAAGAAGAATTGAAAAGAACAAAGACAATCAGACCGGATCTATCCAGATTTGATTTTAGAAAATAA
- a CDS encoding dihydrofolate reductase, protein MSNPTITLIVAASENNAIGINNQMPWHLPNDFKYFKKNTLDHSVLMGRKTFDAIGKALPGRRNIVITRNAEFQADEVDVANSIQEALLYCRDEREVFIIGGANIYQQALPLASKVLLTRVHTTIPGDAFFPTLSSEDWELVSSELHAADDRHAFAYTFEVYIKK, encoded by the coding sequence ATGAGTAACCCAACGATAACATTAATTGTAGCTGCATCAGAGAACAATGCCATAGGTATCAATAACCAAATGCCATGGCATTTACCCAATGATTTCAAATATTTCAAGAAGAACACGCTGGATCATTCGGTGCTGATGGGGAGAAAAACATTTGACGCTATCGGCAAAGCATTGCCCGGACGAAGGAATATCGTTATTACCCGAAACGCCGAATTTCAGGCCGATGAAGTGGATGTGGCCAACAGCATCCAGGAAGCGCTACTCTATTGCCGTGATGAACGTGAGGTATTCATCATCGGGGGAGCGAATATTTATCAGCAAGCGCTGCCTTTGGCAAGTAAAGTATTGCTGACCCGTGTTCATACAACGATACCCGGCGATGCTTTCTTTCCTACCCTATCGTCAGAAGACTGGGAACTCGTTTCCTCAGAATTGCATGCTGCCGACGATAGACACGCCTTTGCCTACACTTTTGAAGTGTATATAAAAAAGTAA
- a CDS encoding thymidylate synthase produces the protein MKQYLDLLRHVYTNGVVKTDRTGTGTKSVFGYQMRFDLREGFPLVTTKKLHLRSIIHELIWFLKGETNIKYLKENGVSIWDEWADEQGNLGPVYGSQWRSWPTPDGRHIDQIAQVINQLKKSPDSRRIIVSAWNVAEIEHMALPPCHAFFQFYVAPAQPEKGILKPQLSCQLYQRSADIFLGVPFNIASYALLTMMVAQVCDMEAAEFIHTLGDAHIYSNHFEQTELQLSRAPMSLPQMKINPEVRDIFDFKFEDFELLNYQSHPHIKAPVAV, from the coding sequence ATGAAACAATATTTAGATTTACTCAGGCATGTTTATACAAACGGTGTAGTAAAGACAGACCGTACCGGTACTGGTACCAAAAGTGTCTTTGGATATCAGATGCGTTTCGATCTCCGGGAAGGCTTCCCTTTGGTGACGACAAAAAAATTACATTTACGATCAATTATCCATGAGCTGATCTGGTTTTTGAAAGGTGAAACCAATATCAAGTACCTCAAAGAAAACGGGGTAAGCATTTGGGACGAATGGGCAGACGAACAGGGCAACCTAGGCCCAGTGTATGGCTCACAATGGCGCTCCTGGCCAACGCCGGATGGCCGTCATATTGACCAGATCGCGCAGGTCATAAACCAGTTAAAAAAATCTCCTGACTCCCGTCGTATCATTGTGTCGGCATGGAATGTCGCTGAAATCGAACATATGGCACTCCCGCCCTGCCACGCCTTTTTCCAATTTTATGTTGCCCCAGCGCAACCTGAAAAAGGCATATTGAAGCCACAGTTGTCTTGCCAGCTTTATCAGCGGAGCGCGGATATCTTCCTGGGGGTTCCCTTTAATATCGCCTCTTATGCCCTATTGACGATGATGGTCGCACAGGTATGCGACATGGAAGCGGCAGAATTTATTCATACATTAGGTGATGCCCACATCTACAGCAATCATTTCGAACAGACCGAACTGCAGCTGAGCCGCGCACCAATGTCACTTCCGCAGATGAAAATAAATCCGGAGGTCAGGGACATTTTCGATTTCAAATTTGAGGACTTTGAATTGTTAAATTACCAATCGCACCCGCATATTAAGGCACCGGTCGCCGTATAA
- the mtaB gene encoding tRNA (N(6)-L-threonylcarbamoyladenosine(37)-C(2))-methylthiotransferase MtaB produces MENKKVAFYTLGCKLNYSETSSIGRLFKDAGYETTAFNSRADVYVINTCSVTDNADKKCRKVVKEALKHSPNAYITIVGCYAQLKPKEIAEIPGVDMVLGAAEKFNIIEHINDLTKQEKTIVYNGPIDETNQFVSAYSIGDRTRTFLKVQDGCDYSCTFCTIPLARGSSRSGKIDDIVRQAEEIAASGVKEIVLTGVNIGDFGIRNGKREDRFLDLVKVLDEIEGIDRIRISSIEPNLLSNDIIEFVAQSKRFVPHFHMPLQSGSNKILGLMRRRYRRELYTERVEFIKNLMPNCCIGVDVIVGFPGETREDFIDTYNFLNELDISYLHVFTYSERENTIAAQMEGAVPGAQRSDRSKMLHILSEKKRRAFYESQLGAIGDVLFEADEKDGYMHGFSKNYVKVRSLYDPLLVNEVIPVKFMEVTDSCEVEVEEIPETLAH; encoded by the coding sequence ATGGAGAATAAAAAGGTAGCTTTCTATACACTTGGATGTAAGCTGAATTATTCAGAAACATCATCCATAGGCCGCTTGTTTAAGGATGCGGGCTATGAGACCACTGCGTTCAACAGCCGGGCAGATGTTTATGTGATCAATACCTGTTCTGTCACGGACAATGCAGACAAGAAGTGTAGAAAGGTGGTCAAAGAGGCATTAAAGCACTCCCCAAACGCCTATATTACGATCGTAGGCTGCTATGCACAATTAAAACCGAAGGAAATCGCGGAGATTCCGGGGGTCGATATGGTGCTAGGAGCGGCTGAAAAGTTTAATATTATCGAACATATCAATGACCTGACCAAGCAGGAGAAAACGATTGTTTATAATGGCCCAATTGATGAGACCAACCAGTTTGTGTCGGCTTACTCGATAGGTGATCGTACCCGTACCTTTTTAAAGGTTCAGGATGGATGTGATTATTCCTGTACTTTTTGTACTATCCCGCTGGCACGGGGCAGCAGCCGCTCGGGCAAAATTGATGATATCGTACGTCAGGCAGAAGAAATTGCTGCTTCTGGAGTGAAAGAAATCGTACTCACAGGAGTCAATATCGGTGATTTTGGGATTCGCAACGGTAAACGCGAAGACCGGTTTCTGGATCTGGTAAAAGTCTTGGATGAAATAGAAGGAATTGACCGCATCCGCATCTCTTCCATTGAGCCCAACCTGCTGTCCAATGACATCATTGAATTTGTGGCCCAGTCCAAACGTTTTGTACCACACTTTCATATGCCATTGCAATCGGGGAGCAATAAAATCCTGGGCCTGATGCGCAGGAGATATCGACGTGAGCTGTACACTGAACGTGTAGAATTTATCAAAAATCTGATGCCAAACTGTTGTATTGGCGTGGACGTGATTGTAGGATTTCCGGGAGAGACCCGTGAGGACTTTATCGACACCTATAATTTTCTGAACGAACTGGATATATCTTATCTGCATGTGTTTACGTATTCGGAACGTGAAAATACCATTGCGGCTCAGATGGAAGGAGCAGTGCCCGGGGCACAGCGGAGTGACCGGAGCAAGATGCTGCATATCCTTTCTGAGAAGAAACGCCGTGCTTTTTATGAATCGCAGTTGGGGGCTATTGGTGATGTGCTGTTTGAAGCGGACGAAAAAGACGGTTATATGCATGGCTTTTCCAAAAATTACGTCAAAGTACGCTCTCTTTATGATCCATTGTTGGTCAATGAGGTTATTCCTGTGAAGTTTATGGAAGTAACAGATAGCTGTGAAGTTGAGGTGGAAGAAATTCCTGAAACCTTGGCACATTAA
- a CDS encoding EamA family transporter: MEKLKGALAVFLGASSFGILSTFVKKAYGQGLTLGQVTGIQVLFGMLILWIILILMNVFSAGPTTSEARKSSWVKILVSGTSTGLVSVLYYKCVQLVPASLAIVLLMQYIWIGVVIEFIFFRTKPSKNNLIGIGIVLMATLLATGLIEKGLSQLNLTGIVFGLLAATAYSVFMIVNGRVGNDYHPVQKSAIMVTGSCVLIFTLFPPVYLFNGQFDHHYLYFGLILSLFGTVIPPLLFAYGLPKTGFSLGGILSSAELPVATCMSYFILHESVTWLQWLGVLLILGTVIWLNAAKEKAH; this comes from the coding sequence ATGGAAAAATTAAAAGGTGCATTAGCCGTCTTTTTAGGTGCAAGCAGTTTCGGTATATTATCTACTTTTGTAAAAAAAGCCTATGGTCAGGGGCTTACGCTGGGGCAGGTAACAGGAATCCAGGTATTGTTTGGCATGCTGATTCTATGGATTATCTTGATCCTGATGAACGTATTTTCGGCCGGTCCAACAACTTCGGAAGCTCGAAAGTCATCCTGGGTCAAAATTCTGGTCAGTGGCACATCCACCGGCTTAGTCAGTGTATTATATTACAAATGTGTACAGCTTGTTCCAGCTTCATTGGCTATTGTATTGCTGATGCAGTATATCTGGATCGGTGTGGTCATTGAATTTATTTTTTTCAGGACCAAGCCGTCCAAAAACAATTTGATCGGGATCGGAATCGTCCTAATGGCCACGTTGTTGGCGACCGGACTGATTGAAAAGGGACTCAGCCAGCTTAATCTCACTGGAATTGTATTTGGCTTGCTTGCTGCCACGGCATACTCGGTGTTTATGATTGTAAATGGCCGCGTGGGCAATGATTATCACCCAGTACAAAAAAGTGCAATCATGGTAACAGGTTCCTGTGTGCTTATCTTTACCCTATTTCCCCCTGTTTACTTATTCAATGGACAATTTGATCATCACTATCTATATTTTGGGCTTATCCTTTCGCTATTCGGCACCGTGATCCCACCGTTACTATTCGCCTACGGTTTACCCAAAACGGGGTTCTCATTGGGCGGAATATTAAGTTCTGCCGAACTTCCGGTGGCGACGTGCATGTCATATTTCATCCTGCATGAGTCTGTGACATGGCTGCAATGGCTCGGCGTATTGTTGATCCTCGGCACAGTCATCTGGCTGAACGCCGCCAAAGAGAAAGCACATTAA
- a CDS encoding C40 family peptidase, with protein MMIARSYYIFFLSTLLLLTSCSTKRKILSSNSHASGSVLTDASTARGKTFSGARLDNYAALLDVSPKKLNPQLYSFIDDWMGIPHRMGGQTKAGVDCSGFVNLLYIEVYKGSLPRTSRDMEGIVKKKKPEKLEEGDLVFFSFGRKGIDHVGVYLHNNKFVHVSTRKGVIISDLSDSWYAKTFVDAGSPKI; from the coding sequence ATGATGATTGCTAGATCTTATTACATTTTCTTTTTGAGCACGTTATTGTTGTTGACTAGCTGTTCAACGAAGAGAAAAATACTCAGTTCCAATTCCCACGCTTCGGGTTCGGTATTGACCGATGCCAGTACTGCGCGTGGAAAGACGTTTTCCGGGGCAAGGCTCGACAATTACGCGGCATTACTCGACGTGAGTCCCAAAAAGCTTAATCCCCAATTATATTCCTTTATCGATGACTGGATGGGTATACCGCACCGCATGGGCGGACAGACGAAAGCCGGAGTGGACTGCTCAGGTTTTGTAAACCTCCTTTATATAGAAGTGTACAAAGGAAGCCTGCCGCGTACATCAAGGGATATGGAGGGCATCGTCAAAAAAAAGAAACCCGAAAAGCTGGAAGAAGGAGATCTGGTCTTCTTCTCTTTTGGTCGAAAAGGAATCGACCACGTCGGCGTATACTTACATAATAACAAGTTTGTGCATGTCTCCACACGTAAGGGTGTCATCATATCGGATCTTTCGGACAGCTGGTATGCCAAAACCTTTGTTGATGCTGGATCACCAAAGATTTGA
- a CDS encoding calcineurin-like phosphoesterase C-terminal domain-containing protein, producing the protein MKAFLAIAAACVLTQSVQAQELAKGKVYLDINKNGKLDKNEKGLAGVSVSNGREVVITDQDGRYKLPVGADNIIFVIKPSGYNLSLDTDNHPKFYYIHKTKGSPQSKYSGVAATGKIPAAIDFALYEQEESPEFSAFIFGDPQAYTEEELAFFKNGIINEITDKSVARFGISLGDLVGDDLSLQPKYKSVISAMGLPWYNVMGNHDMNYDAKADSLSDESFEKTFGPNNYAFNYGNAHFIVLDDIIYPNPRTGKGYLGGFRRDQLDFVENDLKHVDKDKLVVLAFHIPLYHQNSDVFRDEDRQRLFDILAPFKYTLSLSAHTHFQRQYFYGKQDGWKQEKPHHEYNVGTTSGDWYSGELNDKGIPVSTMRDGTPKGYAILKIDGNQYSFDYRVVGKPASHQIELYGASIIPEKYSRRYPIYANFFIGKEGDKVMWRINQGEWKEMSYVNEHDPAFLGTLAKYDTAKQLLTTRRPSNPEKSSHLWMTNLPKLKAGKYQVEIKAVDMFNREHFATKDVVVE; encoded by the coding sequence ATGAAAGCATTTTTAGCAATCGCCGCCGCCTGCGTATTGACCCAGTCAGTGCAGGCTCAGGAACTCGCAAAGGGTAAGGTTTATCTGGATATAAACAAGAATGGAAAATTAGATAAAAATGAAAAAGGATTAGCTGGCGTTTCCGTTAGCAACGGCCGCGAAGTCGTCATCACCGATCAAGATGGCCGTTATAAGCTACCTGTCGGTGCCGACAATATCATTTTTGTGATTAAACCGAGTGGATACAACTTGTCGCTGGACACTGATAACCATCCAAAATTCTATTACATCCACAAAACAAAGGGAAGTCCACAATCCAAATACTCAGGTGTCGCCGCAACTGGAAAAATTCCGGCAGCCATTGATTTTGCGTTGTATGAGCAAGAGGAAAGCCCTGAGTTTTCAGCTTTTATCTTCGGCGACCCCCAGGCTTATACGGAGGAAGAGCTAGCGTTTTTCAAAAATGGTATAATCAACGAAATTACGGATAAATCGGTTGCCCGATTTGGGATTAGCTTGGGCGACCTGGTAGGAGACGATCTGTCGTTGCAGCCCAAATATAAATCGGTTATATCTGCTATGGGACTGCCTTGGTACAATGTTATGGGCAATCATGATATGAATTATGATGCTAAAGCGGACAGTCTCTCGGACGAATCTTTTGAAAAAACATTTGGACCAAACAATTATGCGTTCAACTATGGCAACGCACATTTCATTGTACTGGATGATATTATTTATCCAAATCCACGCACAGGAAAAGGATACTTGGGCGGTTTTCGAAGGGACCAACTGGACTTTGTTGAAAATGATCTGAAGCATGTCGATAAGGATAAACTCGTTGTGCTGGCATTTCACATTCCTCTGTACCACCAAAATTCAGATGTGTTCCGCGATGAAGACCGACAGCGTCTATTTGATATTTTGGCTCCTTTTAAATATACGCTGTCGCTGTCCGCGCACACACATTTTCAACGGCAGTATTTCTATGGAAAACAGGATGGGTGGAAGCAGGAAAAACCGCATCATGAATACAATGTAGGCACGACTTCGGGCGACTGGTATTCGGGTGAACTGAATGACAAAGGAATTCCGGTTTCCACCATGCGCGACGGTACGCCAAAAGGCTATGCGATTTTAAAGATTGATGGTAATCAATATAGCTTTGATTATCGCGTTGTCGGCAAGCCTGCAAGTCACCAGATCGAGCTTTACGGAGCGTCAATAATACCCGAAAAGTATAGCAGACGTTATCCGATTTATGCCAATTTCTTTATCGGAAAAGAAGGCGATAAGGTGATGTGGCGTATTAATCAGGGGGAGTGGAAAGAAATGAGCTACGTCAATGAACACGATCCTGCTTTTTTGGGAACCTTGGCAAAGTACGACACGGCGAAGCAGCTGCTTACGACCCGCCGGCCATCCAACCCCGAAAAATCAAGTCACTTATGGATGACGAACCTTCCAAAGCTGAAAGCAGGGAAATATCAGGTTGAAATTAAAGCTGTCGATATGTTTAACCGTGAACATTTTGCCACAAAAGATGTTGTGGTCGAATAA